Genomic DNA from Schistosoma haematobium chromosome 1, whole genome shotgun sequence:
TGATATTTTTACACAGTACAAGCAGTAACTCAGTCAAACATAATGTAAAACCTGGCACATGTGTACATAGGTTCAGTTTGCAAAATCCACTTAGCACAGCGAGATGAAACTGTCAAGGCAAGTTCCAGAGAAGTAGAGCTTGTAACAGAATTAATGACAATAAAAACATTAGGAATTCAAGATACAACGCgagaaaacataaattaatgAAGTATTAAGATAAATGTATGAGGAATTTGGAAATTTAGGATCTAAGCGAAGATAGAATGGATATACCTTGCGCTAATGAGAACCATTCGATCCATGTCGTTCAAAATCGCTtgtcattggttacgataaacATGCTGACCGCAACCCACCTACATGGCTCACTAGAACAGTCAATGACTGATCCCATGTCTTGGTTTGGCTGTCCCTAAATTTTCTCCTATCTATTCCTATATTAGCCATCGTTGGGCGCCGCGGAAGCCCGTGGACAGATATACGTAATACATGTCCCAACCATTCCAGTCGATAATGAGTTATTGTCTCGTCGATTCCTTTCCCATGCTTACCTAGTACTCTGCGTCTAACTCTAGGATTGTTAATTTGATGGTCCTAAAATATACCTGTgaccgaatactagtaacctatgaatatcctctattcttaatGGTCATGCTCCACACCCATAAAGTAAAACAGTGAACTATTGTGCGGTAAACTCGTTCTTTTGTGCCAGAAGGACATCTTGTCTACGTCATAAGTGAtataagttggtaaaagccaagtGGGCTTTCTGAATCCGTTCCGGGATCTCGTCAGGCAACAACCTACCAGATGTAATGAGGTTTCCAAAATAAGTAAAaggctcccaaatgccctggtacggccgagagtggagagagtccgctctccctctataaatgctctcacatggccatgtacatacaaccactgccagggaagtcctactcactgccttctcgtggcggcggtgttgtttacgaaattgagaggacgaaaagcgaacgtccggcgctttaaccgggttggtggacatagagagttcacctagggcagttggaaaaccccgactccaaaccaatggtgcacatgggctccaggatcctgagggaacaaatggtgtatgaaccaatcgttgatcaccggctaccatgggactgcatctccttacgtctctccactgccttgtggaccagacctttaggtcgaaggctccaggtgtggtcccctaagaaaaccacctgctttggtttaggcacccgggcagtatcacagccctcacacatatcaaataagatctgtgtggcgcatatgtatttagtgcctccttgtatctatgtttatgtgtttaaataaataaataaatccgaAATAAGTGGTGATAAATATActtaactacttcactccctattacTAGTTCAGATGTTGGTGCAGACTAGTCCTGAAGTAAAATTTTGAATTTAGATAAAAAGAAATGAATCTCAAACATGCTCGCACTGTTACCTAGAGCCATTAGAAAAATGGATCTTTTTcggtgtcttcaccaaacaacTATATCTCCTGAggattctaagtcaacaagagAATCTTCTGGTAGAGCAACATTTTATAATCCCTTCCTTACGTTATCAGAAGAGATTTTGGTTGTCCAAGCGAAACATGTTACTATCACAATACTCCAGTATAGTTAAAAGTACGGTGTTGTCTTTGAAATTCATGTTGCGATAAATgcatttattgaaataaaatgcaGTCAATACAATAAAAACATTGAACACTTACCTCTGAATCATGGGTGGTTGAGCATAATGGACCCGTTAACGATTGAGTGGTCGAAGTTGTTgcctctttattattattagacatGGATATTGAATGACCAGTTAATGAGCCTACTGTTGCGGTCACAACAGAACATGTTTGATGAAATATATTGCCAAGGAATGATTCGCAGACCATAAGCGCTCTAGGTTGACATGATTCTGATATACTAACAGATGTAACAACACATACTGGTAAGAGATTTGTGCTCCATACAGACGAAGTAGCCAACTGCTTTGGAGGGATAGATAAATTTGATAACAATGGGATGGTAATACTGTTTGTCATACTACGATTTGGTAGAGTCATGTCATCATTTTGAATGAGTGGAGCTGAAACTGGATTTTCAAGACTCGACTGTTCATTCGTCTTAGGGAACGACTGAGCATGAATTATTATCGAGTCGGTAGCATTAGCGAAACCATTAGTACCAGTTAGTACGACATAAGTCACTGGAGATCCATGTGCGACTGTCAGTAGGTTACTCATAATTTGTGGTTGACTAGTAATTAACGAAAGGCTTTCTATCACAGAAACATCATTACTCGTTCGTGGGCTGGAAAAATTGCCCGTTACCAGATTAGAGAAAGTTGAACAAACTGAAGATATGGATAAAGTTGGACCAGAGGTAGAGAGTACTTGATTAGATAAGCTTTCCAAGTTTGTATAACTGCAAAACAACTCCGCGCGAAAACCATATGCTTGTAAAATATCCAGTTTGCACATAGGACAACTACGTTGTTCCAGAAGCCAAGGATCAATACAAAGTTTGTGAAAGTGATGTCTAAAAAAAGTAACCATCACGAAAAAGGATTTAAGCGATGAAATTTCACAAAAACAAAAGTAAAAGATTAAGTCGAAATAGTATCCTCCCCAAACATTGAAAGGTCACATAGTGATaacaatattcattgaaattaaataCTATTTAATGATCCAGCTAAAATCATTTAGTCTAATGACAGAAAGTGAAATTTCATATTAAGCTTAGTGCTAAATGGTAAGAATCCTGAGTGAATTTAATATTTCATGTGTCAACATATTCAATCATTTTGATCTTGCTAACACAGGTAAAAGAAATCCAATATTGTAGCTTTAACTATTTTATtaaagattttaaaatattttggtAAACTGATGAACTTTCCCTTTAGCTAGGATTTTTGTTGAAAAAACAGTAGCATTTTGTCCAACGTTTTTGTAAGTTGAGTAAAACAGTAATCAAGTACGATTAAATTAAACGAATATAGGTAAAATActaaaattcattattcatttattttaacacatagatattggtacaaggaggcactaaatacatatgcgccacacagatcttatttgatatgtgtgagggctgtgatactgcccgggtgcctaaaccaaagcaggtggttttcttaggggaccacacctggagccttcgacctaaaggtctggtccacaaggcagtggagagacgtaaggagatgcagtcccatggtagccggtgatcaacgattggttcatacaccatttgttccctcaggatcctggagcccatgtgcaccattggtttggagtcggggttttccaactgccctaggtgaactctctatgtccaccaacccggttaaagcgccggacgttcgcttttcgtcctctcaatttcgtaaacaacaccgccgccacgagaaggcagtgagtaggacttccctggcagtggttgtatgtacatggccatgtgagagcatttatagagggagagcggactctctccactctcggccgtaccagggcattttggggcaACTAAAATTCATATTCTTTATATGATTCCTGCGTTTTCCTCATGAAGTAGTAAGTTGTATATTACTTGCGTATTCTAGTTCTCCTCTATTATTGATTCTCCCAACAATTAATACACCGTTTTATTTTGCTGCTTAGGGTCCAACATTAACTGTAAATATAAAGAATTCCCAAAACTCCTTTACTTTTATCTTAATAGTTTGTTTACAAAGGATGAGCTTTTGTTTCCGTTTGCTTATCGGGTTAGTTTCAGAGTTGTGCTGGATATTGCTGACCATTTATAGATTGAATTAAGCCTGTATTTTTCTCTTTGATAAATCCTTTTTTTCACTTCCTACATTGTCTTGATAGTCATTAAAAAAGCAACGGGTAGGGATTGGAGGATACACTCCAACGAACTAGGATGCATCCCAAAAGAACAATTATGATGAAGTTATTCGTGAACAAAACGAGTACTACTAACATCACACCAAACACCATTGGCTCTGTCGTTGGTAACAATGACAGTATAGCCGATTTTCAGTATCATATACTTAACAAATTTATTACCCTGTTTTGATGATAAGACACTTATTCAGAACCGGTTTCGCTAGTCAGGATTGTACCTGAATGTCTTCAGACAGTAATCTAATGACTAATTACCTTTCTTTAACAAATAATACCGTTTTCTGAAGCTCCCACTAATTGAAAGCAACAACCTCGTGACATGGAGACATACTTAACCCTGAGTGTAACTAATCAAGAGCGTGATACCACATTAAGACATTCTGCATACTAAGTTTAACACTGTCAAATGATGTaagtaaaatattatttcaacaacaaaaaaacaacttgAAAATAATTCGTTACAAAATGACGTCAAATAGAGGAAGATTAAAAATTGAGGAACACTGAACAATTGTTTCGATCTAGTTTCGAACTCCTTAACAGAGTGCAACTGGGTTTAAACAATTGGATTTACTCAGTTCTATTGTTTTCTCTACACAATTAGTTGAACAGTGAACGAAACATAACTAATTATTAGCGGTGAATATGGTTTCCAACCAAATAAATCTTACTATACTAAACTAGAGATCTGGACACCAATCGAGTTATCATAGATTAACTTATTCTAATTTAAACCGATAAGAACCCGATTCTGATCGAGATATCTTACAATCTTCACCATCATTTTTTGTAACTTTTCAGTTGTTCAAATTCAGTATTTGTTAACCGTATTATTAATGACATTATTCGAAAACTCAGATTCAGTTTTAATTGAAAAGGACAACTAACCGACAAGGAAGAATGCGAATATTATCCATTGCTTTAAAAGGTTCAATACATATTGCGCACTGTTCATAGTTCGAAGTTATTTCCTGCggcaaaatatgaaaattggATATTTGTTGGTGAGAAAGCTTTTTCAAAACAATAGTAAACACAATAATAGAAATGTATGTACAAATAAACTATTATCAGGACCAATAAAGTATCTCACTTCTGGGTTAGACGTTTGTGATTACCAAACATTTATTAACATAATTAAAGATTTTGGTTATGATTTACCAGAAGCCACTAGCTGTGTGAATGTTAGGTAAAAAAAGTAGTTATAATGAGGGAATTTAATAAGTAGACTTCAAAGTAACCATTTAATCAACAGTGACAAAACTATtactttctgttcccattctccTCGACTCAATCTTCCCAACCTTTTGCTGCCAGGCGTCCCcgcttctgattggtgttatatgctacttatgtcgacaaaagtagcatacactactactactaataataataatgataataataatagaaaggGAATTCCTACAAATAAATTGATCAGAAATCAATACCTTctgattattcaataaaaaatattacCATACTAATAATATCCAAAAACGCAACAAAAGCTCCGTGTAGGTTAATGAGATATAGAGAAAAGTAGATATAAGATTTCTCAAGCTGATTACCATTATTTTCCTGAACTATTCTTGACAAAAAGTAATAGACCGGAAGTAAAACTGGGTATACATGAAAGATCATTTGTGAAAACCTTTTCAAACCTCAACTTCACCTGTTCTTTGACAAGCTATTCGCTCAATCACTACACTGGCACTTACCCAGCAAGCAAGTTTCTTGGGACTCAGTAGTATTGAGACTTTAAAGGTAACACTAATCTGCATCCTCGATCTTCACTACACCTTCTTTACCGGTTGTTTACCTTTTCCAAAAGTGTGAAAAGTTAAACGAGAACACTATTGTAATAGTGTAGTGTAGTCACTGACAACTTGATTTACATTTGGGGAAGTATAAGAATTAATGTGCCTAGAAATGACCAATTCAAGTGTCGAATACGTAGGTTAAGGCGAACAAGTGAAGGCATAATATGGAATAGTCTGAAGAAAATTAAGGGCTAATTTCTGCATCCAATAATTAACTGGCAATTTTACGGCCAACAAGAATATCAGAATCTAATATATCTGCACACTTCGTACCCCCCGTAGTAGGTCTTTTagagaataaattatatttttgaccACCAACTTTATCAGTATGAATACATGAGTAAAGGAAATATAAAGCTTTATCTAAAACTGTTATGTCGGCtgaataaaaaatgaaattaacttCTGGATATAATAAATTGTTGATTCAGTGGTTAGTGCATTGTACTACTCGATTTTCAGTCACTGAGCCGCAAGTTTTAACTCACTCGACCTACTTCAGTTAAAACAAACGAGAACTACAACAAGTTCTCATAAAAGAAAGTGTTATTCAGGACCGATGGCACGAAATATACTTTGTTATTGAGTCATTTACATGCGTCTGTGAAGATGTATGTATTACTTACGGAGTTCAAGCCAATATTTAGCAATCTAAAATTCGTTGGTATACGAAATCGAAGCGACAACTTTAAACATATTTAAAACACTGATTATAAGGATACAAGTAAAAATTGTGGGATAAAATTACCCAATCTCCAGAATGCAGGGTTTTGATAGGTATACGTGCAACAGCTTTTTTCGCCAATTCCGTAAGTCTTCTCTGAAACattagaaaacaaacatttaaaaagcatgaatagttaaatataatcaaacaatacAATACCAATTGTGAAACGGAGTTTGAGATTAGTTGtgtttaaagaaaatatttatcgCAAACTTACATTGACTGGAAACTAGAAAGCATGGCTACACATTTTGGGCGCTCTCCACAAGGTGCAGGATTTGATCTCAGGGGGGTTGTGGGTGCGGCTCTTTAGGAAGTCGCTAATAAGGAAAAAGCATGTCTAGCACTCCCTGATTGCCAAAGGTTTAtcagttgatgtcagttcgatCAAGGAGTGCGACTATAACTAGAAAGGAAGCTTTGCATTACATTTACAGCTTGAACTAACAAGAAGCTGGATGTTCTTTCAGTAAATACAGACAAACAAACTTATTACTAACTACGAACCTATTCTTTTGTCATTAATTAATATCTACGCGGCTGTAGCTTCTGGCTTCCATCAGTGTTCGGTCCCATTCACCATGATGAACCGAGTTTTATTGGCTGTAAAGTGTGTTCGTTGGAGTACTGATATGCCAGAAAGATTCATTGGGCGGAAATGTTAAGTCTGAAAAAGAAATCGTCCTGCCAAGTGTATCGGTGCAGAGAGGAAGTAGGGTTCTTTAGATGAGTAATTTGCATATCCAGTGATGCTATATTTTTCACAAACAGAAGAATCCAATGATTAACTACAAAAATACCACACCTTCCATCACTCATGGACTTTCGATGTCAACGGTAAGGTAGTACTGAgttaatatcaataaaataaccGTTGACAGGAACTATGCACCACCAGGTTCAATCAGTTATTCCTAGCTATCTAAAGTCGTCCCTCAAGGTTGATGAAACTATCAATGATTACTCCATTTCGCTTTCAGGTTTCTCGATAAAAAATCCTTTCATGGTGTGTGAGACTGAGAACTAGCAACAAAACTCAAGTTTGCAAACAGTTATCGTAATGATTGTCTACACTAGCTTCTATCCCTGCTATGAGCTATTCttctcaatatttatcttcattCTTGACTAGCGCTAACTACTCTGAACTATGGAATGTTGTTTCTGATCTCCAAAAATGTGCTCCGATCTACATATATCGCCTTCTATGTTTGAACATTGTGTCAAATCGGTAACGCTTCACTAGTGAGAACTGTAGGAAGTTGAGGGGTTTTTGAAAACCCCGGCAAAACACATGtgataattcatttgaatttacCAATTTATGTATAAGATATCTTCCGAAAACTGCCCTGCTTCTTTCTAAAACCCAGGTTTTTAAACAGAATTGTGGTGAATGGTTTCAACGTCCGAGTAGGTAAACAGAGTAACGCTAAAAATACATAATAGTCATCTGCCGTCAGGCAATAACTCTTGGACGATGGATGAGACGCTGAGAACTATTTTAAACAGAGTTTAGCTACTCACTAACTGTCCGATTATCAACAACCTAAATAAGAAACCAGTATTGGGCCTCCGGTCCTCAAAGTTGAAACAGTAAAAAGGAACTTGAAATGGGAGACATCGGATGGTCTGCTTGAGTTAAGTGGATAAAGTCTTTAAGTATGATAATCCAGTATGAACAGCTAGATACACTGAGATGTTGACGAACATTGAGGAACTAGATTTATTATTGATCGTCCCATTTTATAAAGAGGGTGAAAATTCCCTCGTAACAGCCTAGAGAATACGTCTGACCAATAGTAGTATTTAATATATTAGTTAACATATACGTTAGATACTATACTACAGCCTGGAACCAACAAACACATGGAAATCAAGCAATTTTCTGATTGGTGCTTGGAACAGGGATAATTCCTGTAGACGTATATCTCGACCTTAAAGATATACTACTATGCTAGTTACTATTTAAATTTGTTATGCCAAATGACATTCACCAAGGTCGTCTACATTATTAATCTTTATATAATTTTGTCATCGATACTGCTTTCGTTTAGTCCAAGGATTAGTGCAAATTTTGTAAACTCACTAACTAAAAGTACACAGACGAAAGTTCTGCTACGCAAGGACAGTAACCTTCAAAATTGTAGTCAGTCAGTGTTTGAATATAAAACCTTGAAGTATCGTCTGGGAATGAAACCAACAGTGAAAATACACAAAAATGAGCAAAACTCAGTACGAAATGGAGCATAATGTATATCCCGAAATTCGAATCATAAGCTAGGTCTGATGATAGCGATTCATAGAGATCAAGACAGTCATTTGCTAATAATTGGAAAGAACAAAAGACAAAATATGAGGTTTCCAATACAAATATTGTCACGATTTGTCGAAAAAACATCTTTTGCTTTCTAACACCACGAACTTAACAATTGTTTGAAAAAACTACTTACGGAAACTCGTTCCTTGCTGTGTAGGTACCGGAACCGCTGAACATAATAGAATACGAGCCATGCTAAACTGATCACcataagaagaatgaacgaaACAGCCACAAACAAAACAGAAGAACGATTGAGAAAAGCTTCCTCAGACGCCGTTGCAGCAGTCACAACTTCAAACAAAATTTTCCCTTCTGACTTGTGTGAAATAATAGTGTTGTTGGGTTGGTTAGATATTACTCCAGTATGATGTTCATAATTTGGCAATCCTGTGGTAGCTAATGAATTTCGACCCCTAATCGAAACCAGATTGTCACCTAAACTATAAAACCCTTTTAGTTCATACGATACATTGGTCAAATCAGTAGTGTTAAGCCCATCAAAATCCGAAAAGTTCAATTCCGCCGAACGATGCAGTCGAGAATGTAGTCCTATATCTTGCGACAAAGCAAGTTGTTCATCAAATAGTAAACCAGAAATAACTGATAATGTTGATAAATGTGAATGAAAGACACTTGGAAAGATTGTGAGCAAGGACAAACGAGGCATGGAAAGTTGCAAAACACGCTAGACCATCAATACTTAATCAAGTCTGTGAAATGTCATTAGACTAATCtgtgtaaaaaaaagaaagtgaaGACATATTACATTAAAGGGTAAAAGGAGAACATGCAAGAGCAACGAAGACGAAACTGAGAAAATCCTAGATATTATCATGTTTATAGTGACAAAAGTAAGGCATGAAATGAAAATGTGAAGGATTTCTATGActattttgtaatttcaatgattttgtCTCAGGTGAGCACTATTTGGAAAATATGAAAGGAAAAATTACTAGTTATATGTAATTTAAATCTGGTAATCATTTTTCAACTATATGGAAAAGAATGGACTGTTAAACTGAACACTAGTAATGGTTTTATTTGGGCACCTACATTGTGGAATTATGTTGGTGAACAACTCATCAAGACTAACGGTCTTGCCTGACTGAAAACGAAGCCACTTGCCGATCCAACCTCCTATACAAAACTACATGTTTAAATTAGGCATTACTTGAGCAAACGATTGCATACATGTAACATTAGTACACACCAAACATAACAGGTGtcttacaaaataataaaaagatcCAACCTGTCGCCTTCTGATAAACACTTGAAAATTTCCCTTGAAATTAAAGGGTTTTTGTCAGAACAATGAATTTTATGTTGGtatgttattttaatgaaaCCAATCATTTATAAGTTCTGAACAAAAAAAGGAACAGACGGTAGAACAGTCGTAAGGAAATCATAGCAAAAAAACTGTTTCGAGGGAAAATTACAAAAGAAGGGAAACCAAGGCATTCACCGACTTATAACAATCAAATTGCGGAGTATTCATGGGTTTTTTGGTAACTTAGTAATAGTTAGCTGCATTATAGCCCAATCTCCCTATTTCGGAAAACTCTGGGATTTTCCACAAAGTCGTGAGAAATATGGTAGTTTTTCCCAACCTTCGAAAATTTTGAGGAAAATCCCAAAAGTGTCATAAGATTCTGTGGAAATATGGCGGAAAATCCTAAATTTGCCCCAGAACTGCGGATTTTCTCCAGTCCTGTAAATTTTGGGGTTTTATGCCAATTCCCTAAAAGTTTTCTATTGCGATTTCCTCAAAGTTTACCCAAACCGGACAAAATTTTCGCCAAAATAGGGAGAGTGAAAGACGACAACATGGTACTGAATTGTCTTTTCTTTCAGAGAAGTCGTTTGAAAATGTATTATCTTGGAGTCTATAGATTTATTCACTCACATCAGGAGTCTAGTTTCTGATAACCCTTATCGGATTTGAAACGCCCACAAGCTCAAGTATGCATAACTTAAATAGTCCGTGGTACAACGGACTTCCTCAATGAACGTTCTTTGAGGAAGTTCATGTAGATTTAGTAACCTTTGAATGATGCACTTACGTTTAGTTACTAAAGAAACTGATAACAATTAGCTACGACACAAGCGTTAAATTGACACATACTGACGAACGAAAATACGATTTGATAAGGTTTCGAAGAGATTTAAAAATAGTATCCGCAAATGCAGGGACTGACCTTGGAGAACTTCAAATATTAAACTCATAAATATTGTTTAGTGAAATTGCTAAAATATTAGTTCTTCGAATGAAGAATGAGTTAAGCTATGGGTTCTTGTACAATTTTTGCAACTTGTCGAGCATTTTGTATGTCTTCACTTATCAGACGTGAACATGTTTCAGTTTCTCCAGACAAccaaaaaaggggaaataaaggcgaacaaaggggaaataaaggggaaaacgcatcagaatgtcgccttttttcgcctgtccgggggaGATAATGCGGATTTCCCCCTTTTTCGCCGTTTTGTCGATAAATTACCGACttatcgcctaaatatccgctgaaTTATCGAATTTTCACCTAAATATCCGCATAATTGTCggattttcgcctaaatatccgcagAATTGTCTGgttttcgcctaaatacacacagaACCCCCTATTTTCCATCCATTGACATAACCCCAAAGACctcctatgttcgcctttattttctAAACTgatcagtttggaaaggacaggcgATTCTGCTTTAAGCTATTTTTGGACATCGTGATTTTATAATATACAAACAAACACAGTTCTACCCTTCATAAGTATCGTTATTTTTGACGAAACTGACGCAAGAATATACCACTATGGTATTTGTGAGAACTATTGATTCCTTTGCACTTAATTGTACTCTGATTaggaattccaaatataatacgttcatttgtgctcTTCTAGTTCTACCTGCCTCAAATTGCACTGTTTCGAGAATTCTTAATCAGTAAATTAATTTGAATACTTCTAACTATGATACCAACTAATATGGGAAAggaaaataatatgattaatattTGACGTTGATAGCTTATTCTCCCCGCTTTCTGAATACATTCTTCCGTGCAAAAAATAGGTTTGATAACAAGTTGAACCAATCGCCGTCGTGCATCTTAATCATCGCACCTACTGGATATTGTCTTGTCTTTAGTAGTTACCTTATGGATATCGTGGTATTCCATCCGATATTACGCTGTTTTCTAAATTCGATAAAGTTTTCGAAAAAAGCGATTAGTTCCCAATATCAAGTTACGGAGCAATAATGGGACCAAACTGTAGACtatgaaaaagagaaaagtTAGTTAATGCTCTTTGGAATGATTTTGTGATTCCACTGCAGCAACGGCCTACTTAAGTATGACAATACCATAAAAAATTGAATCCAACGAGCACATAACCAGGCCACAGCAATCCAAATACGGAACGGCAGCTGCCgttgagacgaaacggccagaGGCTTTGAGTGAACCTAACGTTTTTGCTGTGCTCTTAACTGCAGGTACGACCGTATTTCGAAGAAAAGATGAAAACTTCCGCCAATACGTCTCTCTCATAATTAGATCTCGTTGGTTCTACAGCCATTACCCGTTGTGATCCGAAATATTCTAAAGATATTCAGTGCTCGTAGATGTTATTGTCCATGATATCTCTATTTTTAAGGATCATAAATCCAGACCAGAAGTTAGAAATAAGGGGGTTCAAACGTACTCAAACGTGCTCAGTGAAAATAATGAGGCCAGGTCCTGTTCATGTTAAGGAGATTTGATAGTTTATAATATCTAAATAAGACCACCAGATACTTTTGAAGATAAATTTGAATAAGCCTGTGATTAAGCTACACAATATCTGAAGATGTCACAGACAGACGGTGTCTGACAAAACTGCTGTTTCACGTCTCTTCCTACGCAACGTTTCCAAAGCCAGTAAGTCATGATATAAAGAACAACAAGATGTAAATATATGTTTCGACTAAAGATAGAGATTAGTTTGTACAAAACTGTATCACTTCAGAATCCCgagagaaaataataattagtgCCTCTGTAAATAACCTTTGAAATCACAGATAGCAAGGAAATTGATCTGTAATTCTATACTTTCATCTTGCTCTCCTTATGCCCCAGTTCATTAATACCCTTTC
This window encodes:
- a CDS encoding hypothetical protein (EggNog:ENOG410V9T0~COG:O), with the translated sequence MPRLSLLTIFPSVFHSHLSTLSVISGLLFDEQLALSQDIGLHSRLHRSAELNFSDFDGLNTTDLTNVSYELKGFYSLGDNLVSIRGRNSLATTGLPNYEHHTGVISNQPNNTIISHKSEGKILFEVVTAATASEEAFLNRSSVLFVAVSFILLMVISLAWLVFYYVQRFRYLHSKERVSRRLTELAKKAVARIPIKTLHSGDWEITSNYEQCAICIEPFKAMDNIRILPCRHHFHKLCIDPWLLEQRSCPMCKLDILQAYGFRAELFCSYTNLESLSNQVLSTSGPTLSISSVCSTFSNLVTGNFSSPRTSNDVSVIESLSLITSQPQIMSNLLTVAHGSPVTYVVLTGTNGFANATDSIIIHAQSFPKTNEQSSLENPVSAPLIQNDDMTLPNRSMTNSITIPLLSNLSIPPKQLATSSVWSTNLLPVCVVTSVSISESCQPRALMVCESFLGNIFHQTCSVVTATVGSLTGHSISMSNNNKEATTSTTQSLTGPLCSTTHDSEILSIHQMNFIYTNCPGHLTSQTNLSVEQPQATCPTNNPVNLNSSQYPMNQRNLRIINFKNIFHPDKPLNSNIPPRNDQSSVNAFRNWFTRHWCNTFYPQSNSNKRINRFSYSSPSYYTTNSTSSNSPSVNTDEFDQCKSNLINSKQQSSSTSSTKECYVTAVVEDVPSETGNSSTLSESMNILNSDQFTIIHSTNSASNSFSLHGTTLN